The segment ATACGCAACTACCAACCACAACCATCATTTTCAAATCAACTACAATGCCAGATTTCTTTAAAGAGGACAGTAAATAAACAAACGTGTAGTGGTGTACCTGAAAAGGAGAAACAGGAGGTAAGCATACATTATTGTCATATAGACTTTTGCAAACAAGTAAGGCCTAATTAATATATAATGCATTCAGTTTGCAAAAAGATAGATGTGAATTGTATGCATGTACGTAGCTACAAACATTGAGTGTTCTCAATTATGACTACAATGAGAAAATTCTTGCAAGAATTTAACATAATTTTCATATAATAAACACACGTGTTCACCACCATGCACAATCCCTCCAAGTGGGCTTGTATTTTAGTCAAGTAACTTTACTGCTTGTTTGGAGCTTCATGTCAAACAGTTATTAGAGCACTAATCCACTAAATGGACCATTTGCATCTTTGTTCTGGCCTAAAATCTTTTTATGGTCACTTcaaaaacatctgctttttctgtcctttattTACATTCCCAGACAGGACAAAGGTTTACAGTCAAGTCTTGTTTTAACATGACGAGATCCATTTTGATGATGACAAAATTTTTCGTCACaactgtgtgtgctgtttcaAAGCTTATTTACGGTGATAAAATTCTAATTCCGATCTGGGAGGCCTTTCCAATGACTTCTATTTAAACAGTTGGTTTCCCATAAGATGAAGAGATGGTACAAGCACAACTGAGAAACTTGTTCACTGAGAATAAAGTGCATGTGGCcattaaattacttttaacTGGGGGTTACAAGGAGCCCTCCAGCAATGAAGCAATTAGATACCCCAGACCACATGGGTTTGTAACGGACCCAGGGGACAGACATAAACACATGTGTACAtatgcatgcgcacacacacacacacacacgcaaacacttTTCCCACCCTTTGACAGTGAATCACTTAATAAAAGGGGGAAATTGGGGTGGTGGCTGTGCAAATACGGTCTGTTGTGCTATTAAAGTCGGAGTGTTTGTGCAGCAAAGCCCAGTTCCCAGAGTCCTCATCATTCAGCTCTCTGGGGAAAAGTGCCTTTTGACCCCTTGTACGGTCCAATTTGCCCATCATTTCACCTGGCATTGGACATTGTTAATATATGCGTGTGTGCAGACTGTAGCTGTTTGAGTGTCATATGAATaagattatttttgtgttgtacaTCTTGGACACATTATACAGTATTTTGTATGCAGGCATCTATGATACGAACAGCATGATGAACTATTTGTCTCCAGTGCTAGTCCATCCACAACACCCTACAGTCTTGGCAGCTTGAATCTAAGCCCAAATTATATCCATGTCAGTAcaagcagcttcagcagctaGTGTTACTTTGTTGAGAATATTTTTGTAAATTGCAGTAATAGCAGTAGAACCCACAGGTTGTCTAGACACCCAGAGGAATGTGTTTGGTCTCCATTGTGTGGTGGTGCACAAGAGATCTGTTGTCTTTCTAAGTTCTTCAATTGCTTCTGAAAAGGTGCAACTCACAGTGAAGCTACACATTGTCAACCTGGAGCAATTAACCTTATAGACTGAGTAACCAATGTGATGTGATTCATTTGGAGCAGAGCATCTATAATTACAAAAAGCAATTCTACCACATTACAACATTGTGCAATTGACtaagttttaagcctggtgaAACAATATTCTAGCCCAAAGCAACTGGGAAACATTAACCCCAGTGTGTGTTGACATAACTTAATGAATCAGGCAGTTGCCCGTTTTCTGTGGCTCTTTGCAAAGAGGCCCAAAAATAATTTAGGAAGCTATTCTGCTAGCTGCTCCTTGAGGAGTTGTTGAAGTAATTAGCCTGGTGGTGGTAGCTGGACGACGTAGTTCTTTATCTTTGTGAGCGGGTCAAAGTGTATCAGTGAAACGGGTGAACCACAAAAAGCGTGGGTCGGCAGGGCCAGGCAGCTGAGGAATCTGACCTCTGTCTTCACACATGCCTCTCTAAGGGGACACCAgccagaaaacataaaacaaatcataaaCTATATGGACAAACACCAGTAATTTAAACAGACACTTCTCCTTGCAATGTATGCACGTCCATTAACATTCAAGGAGTCACGGCAGGGGTGTAGTTATGTTTCATTGAGCACCTCCTGGATATTtaaatgctgctgttgttaCTAAAGTCAGCGACATTAATAGCAGATATGCGCTAACACACAATACTGGTTATGACACATTAACTCTCAATTTAACTAACTAAAGGTGCCTGTGATCCCATCAGATCAGGACAGGGAAGCTTCCTCTCAGTGTTAAGATAGAAAGGCTTCATGTTGCTAAAGCCACAGataaaatatttcactgcatgttcagatgaataaacacacatcCATTATTCTATCCACAACGTCACCAGCAGGGTACCTTTggccctttgtgtgtgtgtgtgtgtgagtgagagcgATATAAAGCCCATCACTCTGGTCCTCTCCAGGCCTCCAGGAGTATTTATGGGCTGTGACTGACCCATATACAAAGTTCCAGAGTACAAAAGCAGACAGTGCCTTAGAAGACCTCACCACTGATAATTTGCTGGGTTCCCATATGAGCGTtgtgtgattgttttatttcagtcactTCACACAGCAGAACATGATAGAAACTTTTATCCCTTCATATTCTATCATAGTCATTGTTGTATctcaaaaaatacacacaggtaCGTGGGAATGTTGAGAATTTTGTATTGGATAtgcattaaacattttaatgaaaaaagagagaaaatgttgttttcctgaATGTCTCAAAgcaactgaataaaaatgtgtgccAAATTTTGACTTAAGTTTTCCAACTCTCTTTTCTAAGTatgaaaaaacatcaaacatgcaTTCATAAACCAGCTGTTACAGAACGTACAGCATGTTTACTTAGAGATATGAAACCTTATCAATTTCGCTTTAGAGCGATGGTTACattcatgaaatattttacatttcaaagccATGATTCCGAATTCCCCCACAGATACATAATCTTACAGCTGTGACTTATTGGGTGGCTCACAACATCTACTgacacaaagcaacacaagaTACAGAAGGTAATGGTGACCTTTTCAGCGTCTCCATGAAATGCTGGTGAAAGGCAACTGTCTGTTCTCGGTTGGCATTGCACAGGGGCCACAACAGAGCTCCTTTCAACAGTTTTGtgtgttaaactgtgtgtgtgtgtgtgtgtgtttgttggcgCTGGTGAGGCAAACCAGAGGCTGGTAACTCTGGAAAGGTGAAGGGGGGTTGCTGTTTTCCATCTGCTTGATATTGTCACAGAGTTATGCCTTGTATTCCCAGCTCAACCTGAGACAGCAAAGCCAGGATGATACACTGCTCAGGGGCAGCTGCCACATCACAACTTAACCAAGAATTCACCCAAAAATGTTCCACCTGCCTAAACACAGAGTGACTGATCAGGAGAGCAGAGCTGAAAACATCACAGACCTGGTGAGGGTCAACAAAACTGATTACACTGAACAAAGCAGGGATGAAAACACTTCGATTCTGATCAAATTTCATACCTAAGCTTTTCTGATTGGAAAGGAATAAAGACTACTGGATTCGTCTATTGTCCATTCCAAAGCAGGCTAAACTAAGTCCAGCAACCACATGGGGACCTAACCTCTCATTTAACTGTGTGCACAcgcgtgcgcacacactcaaacacctCTGAGGCCTCGTTGCTGATCTGGTGATGGATCCATGTCAGAAGCAGCTGAACATGTAAAGTGCTTGGACAATATCAGGAGGAgggaaacatgaaaaacagagtACAACCTAAAACGTGATGGAACAGCCTTCtgtaaacgtgtgtgtgtgcgtgtgttatgCAAAGGCAGATTGATTACAAAGCTTGCCACAGGCACACAAAACACTTAGATTAAAGACAGCGGGGAATGAAAAAAGTActtgtggaaaagaaaacaggtacatatacacaagcacacaaaggtaaatgaagaaaatgctaataattactaaataaattcaaaacttTTGTGATATTCACCCCTATTCATCAAGTCAAAAGAAACTAAACCTGGTATGATATATCCTTAAACAACATGAATGTTTGGACAATGTTTAATAGCTGAGCTTCTTAGTCAATTATGGAAGGCATGCAGAGATATTTATCGAGTATGTCAAGATAGCTGATCAAATCTCTTCCTTCAGGGCAGAAGGGAGACATCCAGCGAAAAatgcaatgaaagaaaaaacatctacTCCCCATACTTACAACTGCTCCCttgcaaagacacacataccCACATGCACTCTCCCAATATGCAAAAACACTCACCGTGTGTgggttttgtgtatgtgtgtctgagtcGTCCCCTGCCGAAGTGCAGCGTTCCAGTGAGAGGCCAAACTCTGCTGTGGCTCTCTGCAAGCTCCCTGTCTGCCCCTCCCACCCCGGCCTGTCATGTGACCCACCATGCAAAGCAGCAGGACACACCCACTTCCTCCAAATAACCTTCCTTcttcagcagaaaagaaaaacttccagCTTCTATCAATCATAAACTTTAGCAGAGATCATATGGGGCTGAGGAAGAGAGCACATGTATTTGACAGGAGTTCAAACAATGtgcaagaggaaaaacaattaCCTCAAAGAGAAGCTGGGCATTTATCTGTCATCGAGAGAGGGAACAAGAAGGCGGGGACTATGTTTATATCTTGACATCGAGGTGGCCTCTGGGCCATCTGAAGGTCCCTCTGCTAAACTGCCAGGATTATTTACAACCCTTATTACCTGGCCTGAccctctcatctcctctgtaGCCTCTGCATTCATCACATCCCGGTCATtcttcacacacagacctgagacACTTCACACTACACTTTTAGGTGGAATCGCGTCATGTTTCAAGCTTTCTTTCATGGTAAGGACTGAGCAGAGGCAATGGAAACAATTGTTCTTTCTCAAAACGACAAATGTTGAAAGAACTGGGGATGTTATACCCCATAATCACACTATAACTGTTTTGGCAAAAGTTAATCAAATGACGATAATGTCAACACACATCTGCAGAATCAATGGAAAACTCTGACATGACAGTAAACCTATATATGATTGATTACCAAGCTAATGAACCAATATTTGAGAATGTtccatctttaaaaaaacatcaacaggtttTCAAGtatcaatatatatttatatgcagCTATCATGTCGGCCTTAAAACCCGAGTGCAAGCTAATTACTTTGGCCAATTACTATTCTTATGGAGAATGGATGTTTGTTTGATTaaagaggagatggaaaagCTGTCTTCAGCTTCACAGGAAGTGTAATTATACACCAGTGCAGGGTTtgaggacacacaaacgcacaaacacacacatactttgaTGGCAGCACCTGCATTCCTACAGATTAAGAGTCGTGTTCCtagggagacaaaaaaaaaaaacaacaacacacaaacacacaacagaacagGCTGTAAATATAGATTTGTTTTAGCCAATTACCCAGACATAGCTGGCAAGATACGAAATAACCCCTTCTCCTAATGCACACTGGGCACGTTAGTATTGAAAACCTGCTACACCCACCACAGACTGTCAAGTTCTGCATTCACCAACAGAccgtatatatacatataccaACACACAAGGCTGTGTGCGTCTAATCCAACCCTGTTTTTCTCCTAATATGGAGTTAAAATAAACCATCATTATACTCACTCATACAATGTGGAAAAGAGTGCACTTCCCCAAACTAAGGCCCCTTCTCTTGAAACACTTCAGTCAAAGGCTTGTCTTTCAGCCCCCTCTTTCTGATATGCtacttttttttactgatttaaaCAGACTACTCTAATTCAGGTTTAGACCAATGCTAAAATGTTGTTGAAACTGATAAGAGTAACAAATGGATTTTACTAGTTTTCTGCTCTGAGTTTTGAAATCACCCGTTGGAGTTTTGAAGCCTCTATTTCCTGAAGAAAAACTGCTCTGTTCATGATGCACACATGTCCTTAAATGGATATTACACAGGAACATGTGAAACctaacatacatttttatagtACCAGATATAAACAGATCCCTCAGTGTAGTGTAATGAGAAAACTCGGTCgctgtatgtatatataaataaaattaacactgaaatttAGTAAATTCACCACGGTATCCTCGTGTGATTTTGTGTAATGGCATAGTTGCtcttttgtcttaaaaaaacaaaacaaaacaaaacaaaaaacccctgGCTGATTGCTTTGTACAAACAATCACTTTCCAACTCAGAGCCCGCAAAGACACAAACTTCTCTTCGATCCCATTTCCCACATCACCGTCTCCCTGGAGCCACTCTTTTACTTTCTGGCATATGTTAATACGGTAAGACAGCCATTataccagatttttttcccccttcaccCTTAAAAGTTCCTTCTTTAAGACACTGACTCCCAGGCAAACAATGTGTGCCTGCAATGCAAGccagtcattcagtcatttgTTTGATCCGACACTATTAGCCTGTTTCTTTCTCCCAGAGTTGCTACCCTACTGGGAACATCATCTTTCCAGAGAAAAAGATCTTCATTTAGAAGAGACAGGGGATGTGGTGATCGAAAACCATGGCAGCGGCTGATGTCTCTGGGCCAAGATGGTGTCATGCATTGGCAAGCGGAGTGTAAGGCTGCCTGGCTGACCCCCGACAGCATTCCTTGCAGCTGTCCAAGGTCTTTCATAACAGAGAAACATGATGGATAGTAGCACCATGAGTCACTGGGTACATTATACTAAGTGCAGCACTTGCTGCTCTTTGCATTTCACTGTACCTTTTCTGTCGATTGAATAGTATTTATCAACATGTCTCAATGTACAGCAATTTCCTTAAGGGGAAGGGAAGACGGAATGACAATCTTAAATCGGGGCACTGGAAGATGTGACatatgggggaaaaaactgaaatgaaaatgtcagtgtaCTGAAAATTATGTTTCAGTAAAAgacacagcaaacagcagcaaccacagaaTCGTGATACAGCATCTCTCGTATGATCATCTTGTGCTGCTCATGTGAAAGATGTGGGTGGTGGCCACAGAGAAACtaaatgtttcctttgtgtgtttttttaactcCCTCTCTGTCTTGCCCGAGGGGAGTACCAAAACTTCCACATAGGATagcaagatgtgtgtgtgtgtgtgtgaaggtgtcaaATGACTCCTGTTCTCTTGGGAAATGTTTCCCTAGCTTTTTCACATCAATGACGCCTGAACTGAGTGGCCCCTCGTTTCATAGGAACCCATCTGATGAGAGTTTTGCTGTTAGATGTTTTATTACAGAACTATTTGAGGCCCTTCATCAAAATGCTCATACATACTGTCACTGTGTTATGGATGAAATTAgggtgaaaaagaaatattctcCTTTTTGTTGGACGCTGCGAGGAACCACCTCCAGAACCCCTGAGGGCCCCTGTGAGAACCAGTGCTCTAGGAAAATATTAACCAcatactttgtttttcaggatttATAGTAAACAGCCAAATTAGACACAATCCctgctctaaaaaaaaaaaaatccccaaaaaacTTTAAACTTGTGTGTATACAAACAGCGATGGACAAATGAACTGCTCTTTGGTATGTTTCCCACTCCAGACTGTAATGGACTTTAAAGGCAATTTAAGGCTTTTACAAGATCCAGGCCTAATCTCAGCCAGGTGAGAGAAATCAACTACCTGTGTGACAGCATCTCCTGCTGGCTGTTGgtagagctgcagcagctttttccTTGTTCTGCATTTCACACTAGAGGAGCAGATAAGGGTTCAAGGTGCTATTGATATTTTTAACCATGAGCATTGCCATATTAGAATTggccaggtttttttttatgctaataATTTACAATTGTGAAcctaaaaaaatgtaaagcaatCACTGTTATAAAAGTATTGAAAGGAGCAAGTTGAAAAAGTTTGTCAGTTTATGGATATAAGTTATTATATTCAGTAATTCTCACTCATATGAAAATTTTCCAAATTCAGCACATTTAATAGCCTGGCACTGCCCTTGctcaaatgcaaataaataattactaAAATTTATCAGCTTTTAATTGCTTTTTTACCCCACCccccagaaaaataaataaataaaaaataaaataaaataaaaaataaataaataaaccaaaaacaaaaacaaatctcctGGAAAGGGGCGGTAGTCGTGCTTGCTTCGGTTTCATTTTCAAGAAAACATAACCGAAGGAGCAATAAGAGTTGTGCTACCACAGAAACACTTCAGAGATCTGACTCCTACCAACAGCACACTAACAGAGGTGAGTGCTCTTATTATACGATTACTGTTTTTTACTGTTTACCTCGTCTTCCAGTCACTACTGTACGACTGGTGAGACACTTAAGCACAGTCGTCTTTGAGAAGGTTTCTCTACTTAAAAAAGGCACAATACAATTGACACTTTTTGGTTAGATATGGAGTAGATTACACTGCACACAAACTTGAGAGGAAAGACTAAGTAAGATCAGTGTGGCAGGAACACCCATTTTATAGCGTTGAAATTACTTTGTTCATTGGTTGTTGATTACTTTGTTATGAACCGTTATCCATACTGATTagtacacaaataaatattgtgttttcttgtttggtgTTGTGATAccaaacattatttttctttagtgCCTTTCTTACAGTTATtagtatgaatgaatgaataatgaagtaattatatttttgaatacTGTTACAGGACAATGATGATGTCAGGACGAGTCACAAGTGCCTGTGTAGCTCTGTTATTTACCCTGACCTCAGTGTCAGCGGTGAAGAAGCTCAATTCAATTAAAGACTTGAAGAAACTCGACTTTGGCCAATCTGTGCCCGAACACagtcttcagctcctccactgGTTTGCCAATGTAGTTGATATTGACACAAACAATGTCATACAATTAACATTTGATCCAAGCGATGAAGATTTTGGCTCCCATTATTATGGCAACTACGAAAGACTGCTGGACCGGCTGCCTCATGGACACCAGTACTACACTGTGGGCAATCTCAATCGAAGCAATGCTGAACAACTTCCAGATTATGTCAGAGGGGAGAATGTGTGGCCAAACAGGGGCCGGATTGTATTCAGAGTCAGGGAGCTGAACACAGGACGATGGGCTTTCCAGAGAATAGACAGAGTGTACCTCACACAGCATTACGAGGCACATGAGGAGGAGGGGATGTATGATCCAGCTCACACCTACAAGATCTCTGTTCACCTTTTAAGAGAGATCAGGGAGTTTTCTGTCGAAGGAAACCAGCAAACACTTTCCTATCTCAGAAATCGCTTTGCAGGGAACATCTCTGATGTCCAGTTACAGGACATCAGAAACACATGGGGTAACCTTGCTTGCCTTGGACTGCTCCTGTTAATTGTGATCCAGGAAAAGTACTCTATCCAACACAGACATCAAGTGGCAGGGAAAAATGCACAACATAAATATGTTGTCAATTTTCCAGAAGCAAGACCTCAAAATAATACTGATACTTCGCACTGCTGTACTTGtctattgttatttttatttgttgcagttgtggttttaatttttttatcaaGTTTGGTAAGATGACAAGAAATGAAGGATGGGATGTTCCTTGATATGGACTAAACCAAACCATTACAGTGATGCTCTAAAAcatacatttctttatttagtcAACAAATATGAGCTTATTTCTTCAAGAAGCCCAAGTGAATTTAACTGCGATATGCGGACAATGGGCTGGCATATTTTAAGCATCTCATCCTGTAATCAAAAGTATTTTGTccatctttaaataaaattgtgATTTCTTATCTGAATTTCTTCAATTGCTGCAAGTATGCTGTAAGTGCTGACTGTGACGTTTTGATATAGAAGTAAGTGTTGTTGAAAGGTTGAGGAACTACAAGCCATACTTGTTTCCCTGGTTTCATTAACCAGGAAATTATAACCACCAGAGAATTACAACTGCTGCCACAGAAGCACAGAGCTCAGATACCTGACAGCAACAAATGAATGCAGGTGAGTGGTCTTATTTTTGGATAGTTCATTTAGGCTATAAGTCTGTGGTAATATTCACATGTTCTCGCTTTTCATACAGACATTTTGGTATTTCCTTCCTTCATGATACAGCTTTTCTAGTATAAATATCACCTAGTGTTACTAAACAGAATAACTGCTAGGTACCtgctcattttaatgaaattggACAGCTGAGAGATGCTATCACCCCTTCACCTCCTCTTATTAATAGATGGGTGAGCAATATTAAGAGAAATCTACATCTTTTAATGGCTATTGTAGCAGAGTGGACATACTTTGATATTGACTACATAGATGCATGCCTCATTACAAATAtatgtgtgaaatgaaaatgtaactacagatgaataaaaaaactaaGCTTTTAAATATTCTTCCAGGATGATGAGGATGTCTGGAAGAGTCATTAATCTCTGTTTAGCCCTGTTCCTTAATCTGGTCTCTGTGTCAGCTGTCCAAAAACTCAATTCAATCAAcgatttgaaaaaaatgtactttgGCCAGTTTGGCCAATCTGTGCCCAAACACAGtcttctgctgctccactggTTTGCCAATGTAGTTGAAATTGAGAGTAGTGGTGATGTacacctgacctttgacccaaaTGATGATTATGGCTCGCATCATTATGGAAACTTTGAGCGCTTGCTGCCTTATGGATACAAGTACTACACTGTTGGCAATCTCCATCAAGACTCCCCCGTGGGACTTCCATCCTATGTCACCAATCCCATTCGGGAAGAGTATAGGGGAAGGAACATGGACCGGATCATTATTGGAATCCGTGAGCCGAACAGAGGAAGCCAAGGACTGCAGTGGATAAACACAGTGTACCTTACACAGCACTATGGGACTGAAAATCAGGGCACAGGGTATGATCCAGACCGTACGTATCAGATCACCACCAATCTTTTAAGTGAGCTCAGACAGTTTTCTGTGGAGAATTACCAATTCTCACTGTCACAGCTCAGAGATCGCTTTGGAAGTAACGCAAATGATCAACAGTTACAGGACATCAGAAACACATGGGGTCACCTTGCTTGCCTTGGACTGCTCCTGTTTATTGTGATCCAGGAAGGGTGTTTTTCTAACATATTCCACTGCACACTGCAGAGTAAAGCAagaaacaacactgacacagcTAACAGACAAACATATGAGAACACCAATATTTCAGATAGTGCCTTTCgtgttattttattcattattgcatttgtcattttttgggTACTTTTTCCATCTCTAGGTGTGAGAAGATAGAGGAAACGGGAAGAACATATTCCTACATGCTGTCTAAAACAAAGTTTGATTGcattgtttttcactgctgGTGAGGGCCTATTAGTTGCTTTACTTTGGCTCTACTGCTTTTGTAccataatatataatatacagaGTTGCTGTATTGAACAATTTCACCTATCCGAGggatcaatttttattttattttgctataTAAGGATATAGGCTTAGTATGACATAAGGTTTACTACAGTGAAAACTATTTACACATCTTCCAGGTGAGGTGAGATCTGAGGGAGTGCGATGCATCAGAAAATACAGCTCTAATGCCGTTAGGGCTTCCCTTAATTGTACGTAATGCCCTGCTCTGGTATGGTCATAAAGATccagttttttatttcatgcaacAATTAATGTAAGGATGTTCAGTCTAAAATTAGTGACCAACTGCTGTTTCATGACGTGTCTATTAAGAGATAAAAGGAACTAACTGATGAATAATTGAGATGTAAATGCTTCTGTTAATCTATTTGCGTTAACAAATAACAACATACAAGAATGTTTTTACATATGCTTTTGTATAATGCTAAAAACTGTGCATTTACTAAACATTACCTATTTTTGATCAATGCAAAGAACACTTTAAATACAAACTTGTGTCTTGTGTTAAATTCCAAAAAGGATAAACTGGGTCCTGGTGAATTAGTTTGAATCCGACTAAATCAAATTTGATATAGAGTTGTGACACATTTGGACTGAGCTAAATTTGAAATTTTGGTATATTACACGGAAACAGTTAAATGTAACCCTAAACCTGAACCAGAAACATCAGGCATTAAAACAAGGAAGTAGTGTCATTTGAAACTGATCGGCAGATCTCCACTCACCAGTCCAAAGAACATTTCCACTGTTAAACTCTAAACCTGTTTATGAaatccgcccccccccccttgacACACTTGAAAAATCTCTCTCTCGAAGCTGTGTGAAGCCTCCTGCAACcaggaagttgttttttttttttttagtttcatttacTAGGAAAAGTAACTATCGAGTATTGCAGcttctctcacacaaacacagagctcaGATAGCAGACAGCAGTGGACCGACTCAGGTGAGTGCTTATTCTCTCGGTTCTTTGGTTTACTTTGGCTTCCGTTTGACTTGAATAGTGAGACATTTAACTCCAATCTACGACGTAGACTTTAAAAATACTTTGAAGCATAAGACTAATGTTGAAAGACCTACTCTTATTTGATTGCCTTGTTTGTTATTCAGTTTGGAGTAGATTTCACTGCGCTTTCACAGAAGCAGGAAGTTACATATGTTTTACCTTTGAGATCCCTTAAAATGAAATTGGATATTATAAATCCTGTGCATAACAAATGAATAACACATTAAATCCATCTGTAGTTAGAGAAATACATGACAGCTTCAATTAATAAGTAAACTAATGACACAATAACGTCGTTACAGGACAGTGAAGATGTCAGGACGAGTCACGAGTGCCTGTTTAGCTCTGTTGTTTACCCTGACCTCAGTGTCAGCGGTGCAGAAGCTCAATTCAATCAACGACTTGAAGAAACTAGACTTTGGTCAATCTGTTCCCAAACACagtctcctcctgctccactgGTTTGCCAACGTAGTTGATATTGACAACAACAATGTGATATATTTGACTTTTGATCCAAGGAATGGAGATTACGGCTCACATCATTACGGCAATTATGAGCAACTGCTGGACCCGGTGCCTCAAAGAAATATCAGATACTACACTGTGGGCAATCTCAACGAAAACTCAAACATAAGCCTTCCAGATTATGTTCTCCATTCCCGAAGAGGGTATGATGGAAGAAACAGGGACAGGATCATTTTCAGAGTCATTGAGCAGACAGCAGGACAGCAGAGAGTGGACAGAGTGTACCTCACACAGCACTATGAGACTCATGAAAATCGAGGAACA is part of the Echeneis naucrates chromosome 8, fEcheNa1.1, whole genome shotgun sequence genome and harbors:
- the LOC115046992 gene encoding uncharacterized protein LOC115046992, translated to MMMSGRVTSACVALLFTLTSVSAVKKLNSIKDLKKLDFGQSVPEHSLQLLHWFANVVDIDTNNVIQLTFDPSDEDFGSHYYGNYERLLDRLPHGHQYYTVGNLNRSNAEQLPDYVRGENVWPNRGRIVFRVRELNTGRWAFQRIDRVYLTQHYEAHEEEGMYDPAHTYKISVHLLREIREFSVEGNQQTLSYLRNRFAGNISDVQLQDIRNTWGNLACLGLLLLIVIQEKYSIQHRHQVAGKNAQHKYVVNFPEARPQNNTDTSHCCTCLLLFLFVAVVVLIFLSSLVR